In a single window of the Dreissena polymorpha isolate Duluth1 chromosome 3, UMN_Dpol_1.0, whole genome shotgun sequence genome:
- the LOC127873455 gene encoding actin-like encodes MSDQVSVEEVTSIVIDSGSGVTRVGFAGDDAPRAAFATILGKPKHDVVMRCVTDPMSTFVGEHALAERGILSLRRPLERGIVTDWDDMEKIWHHAFYNELRVAPEEHPVLITDPPFNPKLNREKSMEIMFETFRTPASYISMTPVLSLYASGRHCGIVVDVGDGVAHITPIDGVYTWRHAMKRTHVAGSDVTDYLAQLLTERGHYFHTTAERELVREIKEKIGYVALDFEDEMKTAMTSSKLETTYELPDGKVITVGNERFRCAEALFKPHIIGMEQPSISELVYQSIQKTDIHVRKDLYYNIILSGGSTMFPGFAERLTKEMTSLIPPIMRTKVLEPPERKYSVWIGGSILASLSTFASQWISKAEYEEHGPASVHMKCI; translated from the exons atgtctgaccaagtttcggtAGAGGAAGTGACATCAATAGTCATCGACAGCGGTTCCGGCGTCACAAGGGTCGGTTTTGCCGGCGACGATGCCCCGAGGGCGGCATTTGCAACCATTCTTGGGAAACCAAAACACGAC GTAGTGATGCGGTGTGTAACTGACCCTATGTCCACATTCGTGGGGGAGCATGCCCTGGCGGAACGGGGAATCCTGTCGCTTCGCCGCCCCCTGGAACGAGGCATTGTCACCGACTGGGACGACATGGAGAAAATCTGGCACCATGCCTTCTACAATGAGCTCCGTGTGGCACCGGAAGAACATCCGGTATTGATAACCGACCCACCCTTCAATCCGAAGTTGAACCGCGAGAAAAGCATGGAG ATAATGTTCGAGACGTTCCGAACACCGGCCAGTTACATCAGCATGACGCCAGTTCTCTCCCTGTATGCATCAGGGCGTCACTGTGGTATCGTCGTGGACGTCGGAGATGGAGTCGCACACATCACGCCTATCGATGGAG TTTATACATGGAGACACGCAATGAAGAGAACGCACGTAGCAGGAAGTGACGTCACAGACTACCTCGCACAGTTACTCACGGAGAGGGGTCATTATTTTCATACAACGG CCGAGCGCGAGCTAGTGCGCGAAATCAAAGAGAAAATTGGATATGTGGCCTTGGACTTTGAAGATGAAATGAAAACCGCTATGACGTCATCAAAACTTGAAACCACGTACGAACTTCCGGACGGCAAAGTTATCACCGTTGGCAACGAAAGGTTCCGGTGCGCGGAGGCGCTATTCAAACCGCATATAATTG GCATGGAGCAGCCTAGTATCAGCGAGCTGGTGTACCAGTCCATTCAGAAGACAGACATTCACGTACGAAAGGACTTGTATTACAACATAATCCTGTCCGGAGGATCCACCATGTTCCCAG GTTTTGCGGAGCGTCTGACgaaggaaatgacgtcattaatcccGCCCATCATGCGGACTAAAGTGCTGGAACCCCCGGAGCGGAAGTACTCCGTGTGGATCGGCGGCTCCATTCTTGCGTCTCTGTCCACGTTCGCCTCCCAGTGGATCTCAAAGGCGGAGTACGAGGAACACGGACCGGCCAGTGTACATATGAAATGTATTTGA